From Amycolatopsis sp. YIM 10, the proteins below share one genomic window:
- a CDS encoding glycoside hydrolase family 76 protein — MARSLLSAVVSAAVLLTLAAVPAQAAPTQAAAAICNKYCEPRDPALAPQPRQAVTADLAGRRYALLFDDSAAMGWASVSGGTGGDEVWLDRSFDGGHTWASGSKLGATAVPAGATGWRTLMYNVDDWANRGVGALRACGRPAGQTAIACTAWARTTWNAWDRRTAAATGLMQFYDNGTGLFRTTGWWNAANALTGVIDGIRVSGMDSYRYAIANTYDRNRSAQDGEFRNEYLDDTGWWGLAWVAAYDLTGDSRYLNTARIDAEHMAAYWDGVCGGGVWWRTDRPVKNAITNSLYVQLNAALHNRIPGDTVFGQRASAGWAWFSASGMINSSNLVNDGLTSSCVNDGKPVWSYNQGVLVAGLTELHRATGNAGLLTRARQLANASTTDGTLNPGGILRDPCEPANCAADGPSFKGAYARGLGKLNNALPDRPYTTYLRRQADSAHAHNRTALNTYGLRWAGPFDFADAARQQSALDLLNATP; from the coding sequence ATGGCGAGATCACTGCTCAGTGCCGTCGTGTCCGCGGCCGTCCTGCTCACCCTGGCCGCCGTGCCGGCGCAAGCCGCGCCGACTCAGGCCGCGGCGGCCATCTGCAACAAGTACTGCGAACCAAGGGATCCGGCGCTCGCGCCCCAACCCCGGCAGGCGGTGACCGCGGACCTGGCCGGTCGCCGCTACGCCCTGCTGTTCGACGATTCCGCCGCGATGGGCTGGGCCTCGGTGTCCGGCGGCACGGGCGGTGACGAGGTCTGGCTCGACCGCTCCTTCGACGGCGGGCACACCTGGGCCTCGGGCAGCAAGCTCGGCGCCACCGCGGTCCCGGCCGGGGCCACCGGCTGGCGCACGCTGATGTACAACGTGGACGACTGGGCCAACCGGGGGGTCGGCGCGCTGCGGGCGTGCGGCAGACCGGCAGGCCAGACCGCCATCGCCTGCACCGCCTGGGCCCGGACCACCTGGAACGCCTGGGACCGGCGCACCGCCGCGGCCACCGGGCTGATGCAGTTCTACGACAACGGGACCGGCCTGTTCCGCACCACCGGCTGGTGGAACGCGGCGAACGCGCTCACCGGCGTCATCGACGGCATCCGCGTGTCCGGCATGGACAGCTACCGGTACGCGATCGCGAACACCTACGACCGCAACCGGTCCGCGCAGGACGGCGAGTTCCGCAACGAGTACCTCGACGACACCGGCTGGTGGGGCCTTGCCTGGGTGGCCGCCTACGACCTGACCGGCGACAGCCGCTACCTGAACACCGCGCGGATCGACGCCGAGCACATGGCCGCGTACTGGGACGGCGTCTGCGGCGGCGGGGTGTGGTGGCGGACCGACCGGCCGGTGAAGAACGCCATCACCAACTCGCTCTACGTCCAGCTCAACGCCGCACTGCACAACCGGATCCCCGGCGACACGGTGTTCGGGCAGCGGGCGAGCGCGGGCTGGGCCTGGTTCAGCGCCAGCGGCATGATCAACTCGTCGAACCTGGTCAACGACGGGCTGACCAGCTCGTGCGTCAACGACGGCAAGCCGGTCTGGTCCTACAACCAGGGCGTGCTGGTGGCCGGGCTGACCGAGCTGCACCGCGCCACCGGGAACGCCGGGCTGCTGACCAGGGCCAGGCAACTGGCGAACGCCTCCACCACCGACGGCACGCTCAATCCCGGCGGAATCCTGCGCGACCCGTGCGAACCGGCGAACTGCGCCGCCGACGGGCCGAGCTTCAAGGGCGCCTACGCCCGCGGCCTCGGAAAGCTCAACAACGCGTTGCCCGACCGTCCCTACACGACCTACCTGCGGCGACAGGCCGACTCCGCCCACGCGCACAATCGCACCGCGCTCAACACCTACGGACTGAGGTGGGCGGGCCCGTTCGACTTCGCCGATGCCGCCCGCCAGCAAAGCGCGCTCGACCTGCTCAACGCCACCCCGTGA
- a CDS encoding ATP-binding protein — translation MRDNEAAYSDVLPADPTALAPARHALRAWLTACGLPDEDVQDVLIAAGEACANAIEHGYRGTSTDKVLVRAVFGVDRLEIVISDRGTWRPPPLDRGTRGHGRRIMEQLMDKVTIDGGTEGTTVRLVKDLPPA, via the coding sequence GTGCGGGACAACGAGGCGGCTTACTCCGACGTCCTGCCCGCCGACCCGACGGCGCTGGCCCCGGCCAGGCACGCGCTGCGTGCCTGGCTCACCGCCTGCGGACTGCCCGACGAGGACGTGCAGGACGTGCTGATCGCCGCCGGGGAGGCCTGCGCCAACGCCATCGAGCACGGCTACCGCGGCACCAGCACGGACAAGGTGCTGGTGCGCGCGGTGTTCGGGGTGGACCGCCTGGAGATCGTGATCAGCGACCGCGGCACCTGGCGGCCGCCACCGCTGGACCGGGGCACCCGGGGCCACGGCCGCCGGATCATGGAACAGCTGATGGACAAGGTCACCATCGACGGCGGCACCGAGGGCACCACCGTGCGCCTGGTCAAGGACCTGCCGCCGGCCTGA
- a CDS encoding GAF and ANTAR domain-containing protein: METVEQSLRHLDEVTGALEDLAAALGDADEMGPVLQAVCEQVIRVVPGADVASITLRASGGGYRTAAATDHRAAEIDGKQYEQGDGPCLRAMETGKVIRVEVETAVELWPDFTTVAHDLGIGSYLASPLTVASDFVGAINLFGFGAHGFRELDEKYLEMYTVMVETTVRGTHRYLQAKEHIAQLRRAMESRAVIEQAKGILMAARGLTADQAFQELVSQSQRENVKLHTIAEKFVAEMSAEPA, translated from the coding sequence ATGGAAACTGTGGAGCAGTCCTTGAGACACCTGGACGAGGTCACCGGGGCACTGGAGGACCTGGCCGCCGCGCTCGGCGACGCCGACGAGATGGGGCCGGTGCTGCAGGCCGTCTGCGAACAGGTGATCCGAGTGGTTCCCGGCGCGGATGTCGCGAGCATCACCCTGCGCGCGTCCGGCGGCGGTTACCGCACCGCCGCCGCGACCGATCACCGGGCCGCCGAGATCGACGGCAAGCAGTACGAGCAGGGCGACGGTCCGTGCCTGCGGGCGATGGAGACCGGCAAGGTGATCCGGGTCGAGGTGGAAACGGCCGTGGAGCTGTGGCCGGACTTCACCACGGTGGCCCACGACCTGGGCATCGGCAGCTACCTGGCCTCACCGCTGACGGTGGCCTCGGACTTCGTCGGCGCGATCAACCTGTTCGGCTTCGGCGCGCACGGCTTCCGCGAGCTCGACGAGAAGTACCTGGAGATGTACACGGTCATGGTGGAGACCACGGTGCGCGGCACGCACCGGTACCTCCAGGCGAAGGAGCACATCGCACAACTGCGGCGGGCGATGGAGTCGCGCGCGGTGATCGAGCAGGCCAAGGGCATCCTGATGGCGGCGCGCGGGCTCACCGCGGATCAGGCGTTCCAGGAGCTGGTGAGCCAGTCCCAGCGGGAGAACGTGAAACTGCACACCATCGCGGAGAAGTTCGTCGCGGAGATGTCGGCCGAACCGGCCTGA
- a CDS encoding YhjD/YihY/BrkB family envelope integrity protein, with protein sequence MHTLPARLRARHRWIDHLFRAVDRYIGYHGYHYVASITYFSLLSVVPMLMVAFSVAGYVLAGQPELLRELSDGILRVVPGPLGEGVGELLGKLIEQRTSVGVFGLLIGLYSGWNWINSLRDALTAMWDQDRTDPPFFQMIFKDFLALLSLVVALIVSFALTVSGGAFGDWVLRLTGLDHTGWAPTLLGVGSVVLALVANALVFLWVLVKLPRQPVGTRSAVRGAIAAAIGFELLKQAGGIYLRLVSSSPTGAAFGSVIGVLVFISLVSRMLVFLTAWTATARDAPVSVRPPSPVVIRPVLPPRRTASALPAAAGVLAGVIATLGVQRHRRRRRDLG encoded by the coding sequence TGCCCGTCACCGGTGGATCGACCACCTCTTCCGTGCGGTCGACCGGTACATCGGCTACCACGGTTACCACTACGTCGCCTCGATCACCTACTTCAGCCTGCTGTCCGTGGTGCCGATGCTGATGGTGGCGTTCTCGGTGGCCGGGTACGTGCTCGCGGGCCAGCCGGAGCTGCTGCGGGAACTGTCCGACGGCATCCTCCGCGTGGTGCCCGGTCCGCTCGGTGAGGGGGTCGGCGAACTGCTCGGCAAGCTGATCGAGCAGCGCACCTCGGTCGGCGTGTTCGGGCTGCTGATCGGCCTGTACTCCGGCTGGAACTGGATCAACTCGCTGCGCGACGCGCTGACCGCGATGTGGGACCAGGACCGCACCGACCCGCCGTTCTTCCAGATGATCTTCAAGGACTTCCTGGCGTTGCTCAGCCTGGTGGTCGCGCTGATCGTGTCGTTCGCGCTGACCGTGTCCGGCGGGGCGTTCGGTGACTGGGTGCTGCGGCTGACCGGTCTGGACCACACCGGCTGGGCCCCGACGCTGCTCGGCGTCGGCTCGGTGGTGCTGGCCCTGGTCGCCAACGCGCTGGTGTTCCTCTGGGTGCTGGTGAAGCTGCCGCGGCAGCCGGTCGGCACGCGCAGCGCTGTCCGCGGCGCGATCGCCGCCGCGATCGGGTTCGAACTGCTCAAGCAGGCGGGTGGGATCTACCTGCGGCTGGTGAGCAGTTCACCGACCGGTGCCGCGTTCGGCTCGGTCATCGGCGTGCTGGTGTTCATCTCGCTGGTGTCCCGGATGCTGGTCTTTCTTACCGCCTGGACGGCGACCGCTCGCGACGCCCCGGTGAGCGTGCGGCCGCCTTCGCCGGTGGTGATCCGGCCGGTACTGCCACCGCGGCGCACCGCGTCGGCGCTGCCCGCGGCCGCCGGTGTGCTCGCCGGCGTGATCGCCACTCTCGGCGTGCAGCGACACCGTCGTCGCCGCCGCGATCTCGGCTAG